CCCACACAGAAGCCGGCTATGTCATAGTCGCCGTCATGGTACATTCCAGGCATTTCAGCTGTTTCACCACCAATCAAGGCACAGCCTGCTTGTTGACAACCTGCGCCAATACCAGTTACCACTGATGCTGCAACATCAACGTCAAGCTTGCCAGTGGCGTAATAATCAAGGAAGAACAAAGGTTCGGCGCCTTGAACAATCAGGTCGTTTACGCACATTGCAACAAGGTCGATTCCCACACCATCATGACGGTTGGCGTCCATTGCAACTCTTAGTTTTGTACCAACACCATCGGTGCCAGATACAAGAAGCGGCTTTTTATATTTAGTAGGGAGCTCGCATAACGCACCAAAGCCTCCTAAATTACCTTTCACCTCGGGGCGGTGTGTTTTTTTGGTAACAGATTTAATACGTTCAACAAGTTGATTTCCTGCGTCGATATCTACGCCTGCATCTTTGTAACTTAAAGAGGTTTTATTTTCGCTCACGTTTGGGCCCTGGAACTAAGAGGTAGAAAAACGCGGATTCTACCAGTAAGTAGACACAAGTCCAATTTGTCACAGGGTTTTTATGGTCTTTTTTTTGCAGAAGTTTTTCTAGGTTTTGCCTATTTAAAACAGATGTTGACCAAAAGGTTAGTGCTAAATTGCTGGTATCGAAAAACAATGTGTCACAATCTTTTTCATTTTAAGGATGAAATTAGCCCCAATATAAAAGAGAATAGAAATCTTAAGCGTATTAGCCTTGTGTAACGTAATGATGAAGTTAAATTCATAAGGTGTTAAAGGTAACGGTTTGGTTTTAAAAACGAATGGAGATTGGATGTTAACAATGGTTAAGCGCAACGCTAGTCATTATGTTAGTCGCGTATTTAAGGGCGCAAGGATCGCAGGTGTGTGTGCATTGTTGACGTTAAACGCTGTGCCCAGTGTTTTCGCTGCACAACGTGTCATTGTCAATGAAGCGCACATTGAAGTAAGCGACCAAAGCCAGCGCACACAACAAGCCGCATTAAAGGAAGCGCTTAAACAGGTGTTCGTAAAAATGTCTGGAAGCACTGCGGTTCTCGACAATGCAGGCGTAAAAGCGGCACTGCGTACACCCCAAGCGATGTTACGTTCTTATCGTTTCGACTTTGACGGGAATCGCACATATTACGTTGCCGAATTTGATAACACTAAGCTAACAGAGCTGCTTCAGCGTGAAATGTTACCGCTGTGGGGAGACCGTCGCCCAGAAACTATTGTCTGGATAGCGCAGGATGTATCTGATGAAGATAAACGCGTTATTCTTGAAGAATCTTCACAATCAGAACTTACTCTCACGTTAAAGCAGACAGCTAAAGAACGCGGCATTCCACTTAGCTTGCCGTTAATGGATCTCACCGACAATGTGAATATCACTACATATGACGTGTGGGGACGATTTGTTGAACCTTTGCAATCGGCCTCAGTGCGCTATGGCATTGATAACATCATTGGTGCACGGGTGTATAAGAACGATCCTACCGTAATACCCGAGTTACCAGAAACTGTTGTTGCTTCTGGCACGGTCGACGCGTTAGAGGACGTGCTCGACAGTGAACCTGCGCGTATGTCTGATCAAAATATTGAACGTGATACGCCAGAGGGTGTTACCAACAGCAATAATGATATCAGTGCCGACAGCGACGTCATGAAGGAAACTGAAATAGGCGACAATTCAGCGTTGGGTATGGCTTCAACGAATGCTAATACACAAGCGCAACCGCTGGCCCCGTTTACGATGGACGAATTTACTCACTATGCGAAACGTGCAGACGAGGGTGATTTTGCATTGGATTGGGTGTTTATAGGTGGTGGCAAAGTGAGTTATGGCAGTATCTATGGCGACACACCTGAATTACTTGCCAGTGAACTTGTCGATGCGTATTCAAATTATCTATCCTCTTTGTATGCTGTTGTGGGTATAGATGCCTCGGAGCGCGAAGTGCTAACCGTGTCTATCGCAAATGTAGGAACCATTGGCAGTTATGCGAGTGTTAAAGCCTATCTAAACAGTTTGAGTGTTATCGAAAGCGCGACATTAATTGAGCAATCAGGCACGGTAGCGACTTTTGCGCTCACATTAGTAGGTACGGTTGACGACCTATTAAATAGTGTTCGACTTGAGACGAAATTGCGGCCAGTCACTGATGCACATGGCGAATCAGTGGAAGGGCACAGCTTTTACTGGAGTAATTAGAAAAGCATGCAATTACCTTTGCCAGTGACACTGCCTATCGACGAAAACTTTGATAGTTTCGTCAATATAGGTAATGAAGAAGTGGTGGCGCTACTAGAGAACATCGTTATAGCGCTCCCTGACTGGCGTCATGCACAAGGGCTAGGGCATTTGTCTACACTCAAACTTCCCCTAGTTACTTTGCTCGGTGCGTCGGCTATTGGTAAAAGTCATTTGTTGTTTGCTACATGCCATCAACTCGCTGAAAAATCAGTTAATCACTTGTATCTTAATATGAATGATTTTCAGGCTTGGTCTTACGATATTTTCGAAGGGCTCGAGAATTTATCAGTACTTGCCCTTGATAATGTCCATGCCATTGCGGGTGATGAAAGATGGGAAGAAGCACTCTTTGACCTGTTAAATCGCGTGAGTGAAACACAGCATACGCTGGTAATATGTACCAGTCATTTAGGACCATCAAACCCTGCATTTACACTGCCAGATCTGCGTTCTAGGCTGGCGTGGGGTGTTATTTACCACGTTAATCACCTTGATGACGCAGGGCGTGAAGAAGCCGTGCGACTGAGAGCGGCCGAAAGAGGGCTTAAACTGTCGAATCAAGCGCTACAATTTTTGCTGAATCACAGTGAGCGCGACTTAAAGAGCCTAATGGCCTTATTGGCAAGACTTGATACACGCTCGTTGCAAGAACAAAAACGCTTGTCAGTGGCAATGGTTAAACGTGAACTAGGCCTTATTTAACCCCTCATTACATTGCTTACTGATATTTGCCGTTATCAATGCGTCTTATCATTTCTAATTCATCACTTACCGTAAGTGTGTTCGATCCGTCTTGTTGATTGTGAGATGCGTTACTTTCAACAACATCAGTCTTGTTATTTGATGACACACCAAACGACACGGTCTCACGCCATGATCTATCAGTTGGAAGCATAATAGGTGAGGGTAGGCTCGCTTGAATGTCAGGTACATTGAGATTGGGCAGTATGCGGCTCACTGCGTAGTCTACTCTCGGTTTTACGTTATCGTCACTTACCCGGTTACGCTGACCCCATGTAATGGTAAAGCTACCATCATCAATACGCTCTTGAGCAAATAATCCAAGGTCGGCACTGACACCCAACCGATACAACATCATGAACCGCTCAAAGAGGGTGGCGATGTCTTCGCGCTCAGTATAGTAAGAATAAAACGATACTGCGCCGTCAGTTTCGAACCAATTGGCTATCTGTAATGCGGTGTAATTACGCTGTGCTGCTGTGGCTGTTTGGCCTCCATAGCGAACTTGCGCAACAGCATGTAGTTGCGATGAGGTGAGTGGCAACGCATTAGATAGCGATGTAGAAATCGGTGCGGCATCATTGTAAGCGGAAAGTGGGCTCTCGCTAGGGGCTAGGTTGTCCCATTCTGTGTAATCAAAGAAGTCATTGGCGTGTCCAAGTTCGTGATATAACAGCCATGTCAGTGCAGCTTCAACTTCACTATCACTTCGTGAGAGTCTATCAGCAGCGTTAAAGCT
The DNA window shown above is from Alteromonas sp. KC3 and carries:
- a CDS encoding DUF2066 domain-containing protein produces the protein MLTMVKRNASHYVSRVFKGARIAGVCALLTLNAVPSVFAAQRVIVNEAHIEVSDQSQRTQQAALKEALKQVFVKMSGSTAVLDNAGVKAALRTPQAMLRSYRFDFDGNRTYYVAEFDNTKLTELLQREMLPLWGDRRPETIVWIAQDVSDEDKRVILEESSQSELTLTLKQTAKERGIPLSLPLMDLTDNVNITTYDVWGRFVEPLQSASVRYGIDNIIGARVYKNDPTVIPELPETVVASGTVDALEDVLDSEPARMSDQNIERDTPEGVTNSNNDISADSDVMKETEIGDNSALGMASTNANTQAQPLAPFTMDEFTHYAKRADEGDFALDWVFIGGGKVSYGSIYGDTPELLASELVDAYSNYLSSLYAVVGIDASEREVLTVSIANVGTIGSYASVKAYLNSLSVIESATLIEQSGTVATFALTLVGTVDDLLNSVRLETKLRPVTDAHGESVEGHSFYWSN
- the hda gene encoding DnaA regulatory inactivator Hda codes for the protein MQLPLPVTLPIDENFDSFVNIGNEEVVALLENIVIALPDWRHAQGLGHLSTLKLPLVTLLGASAIGKSHLLFATCHQLAEKSVNHLYLNMNDFQAWSYDIFEGLENLSVLALDNVHAIAGDERWEEALFDLLNRVSETQHTLVICTSHLGPSNPAFTLPDLRSRLAWGVIYHVNHLDDAGREEAVRLRAAERGLKLSNQALQFLLNHSERDLKSLMALLARLDTRSLQEQKRLSVAMVKRELGLI